AAGATGCGCTCATTGACAACGATATTCAAACCAGCTTGCAGCGTATTCAACAGCTTCGCCAGGTTCTGCTTGAGCTTGAAAACGCCCCACGCGGCAATACATCCGTTCCATTTCATTAAGACGTATCGTCACACCGACTTGACAATAGCCCTGTATTTTGTTGAGAATCTGTCATATGTGGATTCTCCCAACGAAGGAGGAGCATCCATTCTTCTTTGCGGTAATGACATTTATTAATCGTCGAATTCAATAAGTCCGAGCTTGATGGCCCCGCGGACGATTTCCATAGGGTTTGTAAACCGCATTTTCCGCATCATATTTGCTCGATGCGTTTCGACAGTTTTGGGACTAATATTGAGACTTTTGGCGACCTCACGTGTTGCATTTCCCTGAGCCATAAGAAGCATGACTTGGCTTTCCCGCCGAGTAAGCAATGCCGCTTTTTCTTTTAATTTTTCGGGAGAAAACTCTTCTTCGGTTAGGCTTTGCTCAAAATATTGACGCGCCACAATATTATCGAAAAAAACTCGGCCTTCGAGGATGCAGTGGAGCGCTTCGGTAAGTCGATCGAACGATGCTGATGTTTTCACAAGGTATCCATCACCGCCGACCTGAATCGCTTGCCTGGCGACATCGGATCGATCATTGGCAGAAATGACGAGAATACGTACTTCATTATTGCGTAACCGGAGTTCTCGCACCAGATCAAGGCCACTTCCATCGGGAAGTCCAAGGTCAACGACAACCAAATCCGGTTGAATATTTTGACAGACGTTCAAAGCATCGGCAATTGAGCCGGCTTCACCAGCCACAACAAATGTCGGGTCATTTTCAATAAAAACTTTTAATCCCATAACAAGTGGAGGATGGTCATCAACAATAACCACCTGAGACAATCTTTTCATTGCAATGCCCTTTCCGTCTTTCGTCTCCATCTGTGTCTTTTGATTTTTTATTGAATACACTGTTGGGGTCAAAATATAAACCCCAAAGTTATCTGGCCATTTTATCGCAATACACAAAAAAAGAGCGGATATTCTCTGTAAGTGTTGAAGAGAACGAAGATGTCATAAAAATATCAATATGCATCATGTTACGTAACAGCACAAATTGGTGTGAATAAATTTGTATAGTTTATGATTTTTTTCTTGTGTATGTTTATCGAAGAGATGTTTTGGTTGGTTTTTTTTAGTGTGGTTTTCTTGTTTGTGACTTGAAGTTTTTATATCTGATTATATGGTGTGTAGTTGTGATTGGTGCTACGTACAACATGATGCTGTCGTTAAACATGTATCAAATAATTTGTTTCGATATATTGATATATGCGTCAATCACACAGAAGTATATTTCTTTTTGATTTAAGTAAATGGCTTTGATTTTTTTTAAATCGTCATCGACTTGTTGGTATACGTCGTGTCAGACATATAAGGTGAATTGTATTCTTTAATATTCTGCTATATTGAATATGTATCTTGTTTATCGATAGTATGACTATTCATTGTGTTATCTATAGCACATACAAATGCTGTGTTTGTGATGTATTACATTCGTCCACTTCGTAAAATAGTGATGAGGAGCCAAAGCGCCATAACGGCTGCGATGAGAAAACCAATAATGCCGACAACAGGGATTCCTCCCCAGGTTGGCGGCACACCGGCAAGGACAACAAGGGCAGAACCGATAATGAATGCCGCAAGAACCACGGCAAAAGCAAGGCGGTTGGCAATACGGTCGAGTGTTGCCAAAAGGGGATCAAGTCCCTTGTGTTCAAATTCGAGTTTGACTTTGCCTTTGTTGGCTTTGAGTAAAATGGAGCGAAGTTCAAAGGGAAGGTCTTTCGCCAAACGCAGTGCATCGATTGACGCTAAAAAAAGTTCATTGAACACGTGATGGGGGCTATAGCGTTTGGCCTGAACGCGTTTAACAAACGGTTTGACGTGTTCGACGACTTCAAATCCCGGATCAAGAGTTTTGGCCATGTTTTCCACCATACTCAACGACTTGATCATGACATAGAGATTCGGTCGGAGGGACACACCTCGTCGCTCCAACACCTCAAGGAGATGATGGGCAAATCGACCAAAGTCCATTGTCTGTCCGGGAATGTGGAAATAGCGGTCGACGACATCGCCTACTTCAGACCCGAGTTGTAGGCGGTCCGGATCATCTTCATATACACACAGTCGAAGCAGGGCATCCAGCAAGCGCGTTTCATCCATTCGTACAATGTATGAGATGAGGTCGATGAAATTTTCGCGCTCACGTTGGCTGATGCGACCGGTAACGCCGAAGTCGAGAAAGCAGATCACGTCATTGTCGAGAATCAGCAAGTTTCCTGGGTGTGGATCGGCGTGGAAAAATCCATTGACGAAAATTTGTTGCATAAGCAAATCGAAACCACGTTCAGCAATTTTTTCGAGGTCGTGACCGCGCAAGCGTAATTGTTTGATATCAGAAACTTTAATGCCCTCCACATATTCCATGGTTAAAATGCGACTTGATAACACGTCGGGCGAAATAGTCGGAATATATATTCGAGGATCTTCTTTAAATTGCTTGGCGATGCGTGTGGCATTGGCCGCCTCAAATTTGTAATCGAGCTCGGTTTCCAATCCTCGGGCGAACTCTTCAACGATTCGTGTTGGTCGATGAATTTGGAATTCTGCAACATGGCGCTCCATAAGGGTGGCGAGATGCATCATGATCTCAAGGTCGGTCTCGATGATAGCGCGCACGCCAGGCCGCATCACTTTAACGACAACTTCTTCGCCGGTTTTGAGGCGCGCTTTATGGACTTGTCCAAGAGAGGCGGCCGCAAGGGGCTTTCGGTCAAACGATTCAAACATCTCTTCCGGTTCTGCTCCGAAATCCTCTTGGAAAATCCGTTGGACTTCGGAAAAAGCAAAATTCGGTAAATCATCTTGGAGTTTTTCCAGCTCGCGAACATAATCAATAGGAATCAGGTCCGGGCGTGTCGACAGAATTTGGCCTAGTTTGACAAAGGTGGGTCCGAGTTCTTCAAAAGCCATTCGTGCGCGTTCATATTTGGTGAAGCCGTCGAGTCGATGACGGTTCTTCGCAACAAGATCGAGACTCTTCCCTAAATAGGGCTCAAGTCGAAGACGATCCAACAAATCCCCAAATCCATATTTGAAGAAGATAGCCAAGATTTGTCGATATCTGTCCAAATGACGATAGGTATGTTCGATAACGCCAAGTTTTTTGATGCTGAGTTTCATAACGACGTTGTACGTCGGCATGCACAGGAGAACAAGACAAGAAAATGTATGAAGAGTGGGGAGAGGAAAAAAATACAATGTCAAAGAGACGGCGAAAGAACATTTTTCGCCGTCTCTTTGGAGAGTATTCGTTTTATAGGGAGATGAAAGCCCTGTGGTGCTGAGTTTGGATTGTTATCGCGGCTCGCCACGAGTTTTCTCTCCGCTTTATTTTCTAAGCGTATCGGTCATGACACTCACGCTTGAGACGGCCGAGTTCGGACATCGCGATGCGAGCGGCTTCAAGGTCATTTTCGTTGATGGCTTTTTCAAACGCATCGGTAGCAGTATTAAAAGCAGTATAATATTCGTCGCCTTTTCCCGGATACGTTGTCATGAGGCGTGATTCTTCAATGAAAACACTGGCAATGGCCGGATTAGGCAATTGACCGTTTTGCAGAGAAAGCCTGATCGTTTTCCATTCGTTTTTCATTTTTTTCTTCAGTGACTTATACTTCGGACGTCCACTGGAACTGGTAGCCTCAGTCGTTCCACCTTCTTGAACAAAAACGCCATCGTCGTCCGTCTTTTGGTATTTAAGCTTGATCTTGACGAGTGACGACTCACCCATGTTTTTGACGGACATTTTCAGCGATGAAAAACCTTCGAGAGGAACATCCTGTTCGTTAAAGATCAGTTTACCGGCTTTGACGGTTTCCGCGACATTCGCAAGAAACTCTCCCAGTTCAGTCGTTTTGACCAGTGCTTCATATTTTTGTTTCGGAGCAAGATACATAACAGTCTCCTCAGAGTTATTAGGATTTTCAGAGTATTCCCTTACCGTTAAATCCTTTTTTCTGCCACCACTTTTAATCTTTTTTTCAAAAGTTCATCGAAAAAGGGGGCTGACTGTGTACCATCGCGCCATTATTGGTGGTTTTGTTGGAGCTCGACAAGGAGCGTTTTGAGCTGGGAAGACAATTCGGCAAGTTCATTGATTGCCGTTTGAGATTGCCCCATTCCGTCCGTTGTCTCCAAACAAATTCGATTCACTTCTTCTATTGCTTGGTTGATTTTTTCACTCGCCGAGGACTGTTCTTCTGCTGCCATAGCAATGGCGTTGACTTGATTCGTTGTCGAGGTAACGACTTCCACGATGCGTCGCAGAGATTCACCAGCTTGACTGGCCAATGCAGTGGATTTTTCTACCGCTTGCTCGGCGTGTTTCATCTCTTCGATATTTTTATTTGTCCCGCTTTGAATGGCGACAATGGCAACTTCAACATCATGTGTTGCGTTCATGGTTTTTTCTGCAAGCTTTCTCACTTCATCGGCAACAACGGCAAAGCCTCGCCCGGCTTCGCCAGCACGCGCTGCTTCAATGGCTGCGTTGAGAGCCAGGAGGTTAGTTTGATCAGCGATGTCATTGATGACGGCCATGATTCCACCGATGTTTTCGGCTTCAAGTCCGAGTTGTCCCAAACTTTCTTTCATCCGGACCGTCTTGTTGAGTACTTCTTTGACAGCGCATGCCACATCGTCGACGACGATTTGTCCGTCATGCGCCATTTGTCGCGCTGTATCGGCGCTTTGAGCTGCGCCGGAAGTGTTCTTAGCCACTTCAAGCATAGAATCATTCATGGCAATCATAGAAAGTGCCGTTTCATCCATGCGTTGATTTTGTGTCCCGGCGCCAATGTGCACCTGTTCGGCCTGAACAGAAAGTTGGCTGCTTGTCGCTGAGAGGTTGTTAACGATGGATTCCAGCTGATTGGCCGCATCGCTCAG
This genomic stretch from Desulfovibrio inopinatus DSM 10711 harbors:
- a CDS encoding response regulator, with amino-acid sequence MKRLSQVVIVDDHPPLVMGLKVFIENDPTFVVAGEAGSIADALNVCQNIQPDLVVVDLGLPDGSGLDLVRELRLRNNEVRILVISANDRSDVARQAIQVGGDGYLVKTSASFDRLTEALHCILEGRVFFDNIVARQYFEQSLTEEEFSPEKLKEKAALLTRRESQVMLLMAQGNATREVAKSLNISPKTVETHRANMMRKMRFTNPMEIVRGAIKLGLIEFDD
- a CDS encoding ABC1 kinase family protein, encoding MKLSIKKLGVIEHTYRHLDRYRQILAIFFKYGFGDLLDRLRLEPYLGKSLDLVAKNRHRLDGFTKYERARMAFEELGPTFVKLGQILSTRPDLIPIDYVRELEKLQDDLPNFAFSEVQRIFQEDFGAEPEEMFESFDRKPLAAASLGQVHKARLKTGEEVVVKVMRPGVRAIIETDLEIMMHLATLMERHVAEFQIHRPTRIVEEFARGLETELDYKFEAANATRIAKQFKEDPRIYIPTISPDVLSSRILTMEYVEGIKVSDIKQLRLRGHDLEKIAERGFDLLMQQIFVNGFFHADPHPGNLLILDNDVICFLDFGVTGRISQRERENFIDLISYIVRMDETRLLDALLRLCVYEDDPDRLQLGSEVGDVVDRYFHIPGQTMDFGRFAHHLLEVLERRGVSLRPNLYVMIKSLSMVENMAKTLDPGFEVVEHVKPFVKRVQAKRYSPHHVFNELFLASIDALRLAKDLPFELRSILLKANKGKVKLEFEHKGLDPLLATLDRIANRLAFAVVLAAFIIGSALVVLAGVPPTWGGIPVVGIIGFLIAAVMALWLLITILRSGRM
- a CDS encoding GAK system XXXCH domain-containing protein — translated: MYLAPKQKYEALVKTTELGEFLANVAETVKAGKLIFNEQDVPLEGFSSLKMSVKNMGESSLVKIKLKYQKTDDDGVFVQEGGTTEATSSSGRPKYKSLKKKMKNEWKTIRLSLQNGQLPNPAIASVFIEESRLMTTYPGKGDEYYTAFNTATDAFEKAINENDLEAARIAMSELGRLKRECHDRYA